In Streptomyces thermolilacinus SPC6, a single genomic region encodes these proteins:
- a CDS encoding type II toxin-antitoxin system Phd/YefM family antitoxin, with translation MSISASKARDELFPLIEKVNNDHEPVHITSRKGNAYLIAEDDFRGWQETAYLLRSPANARALMDSIAELDAGRGQVGDLAETGDDE, from the coding sequence ATGTCGATCAGCGCCAGCAAGGCACGGGATGAGCTCTTTCCGCTGATAGAGAAGGTCAACAACGACCACGAGCCCGTGCACATCACCTCGCGCAAGGGGAACGCCTACCTGATCGCGGAGGACGACTTCCGTGGCTGGCAGGAGACCGCGTACCTGCTTCGTTCGCCCGCCAACGCCCGCGCGCTGATGGACTCCATCGCGGAACTGGACGCGGGACGAGGCCAGGTCGGGGACTTGGCCGAGACGGGGGACGACGAGTGA